One genomic segment of Primulina tabacum isolate GXHZ01 chromosome 9, ASM2559414v2, whole genome shotgun sequence includes these proteins:
- the LOC142556329 gene encoding 2-methylene-furan-3-one reductase-like, translating to MVCILSSTTFQWRSLLHSSLTKHPPPFLSSPLSIKGCAKPTHFVQKPMDAPRNLRVLAASPSAETSTAAASSSSVPSEMKAWTYSEYGGVDVLKFESNVTVPEVKGDQVLIKVAAASLNPVDFKRRLGKFQATDSPLPTVPGYDVAGLVVKVGSQVNGLKEGDQVYGNINEKPLNGPKQFGSLAEYTAVEEKLLALKPKNLDFAEAASLPLAIETAYEGLLKAGFSEGKSILVLGGAGGVGSLAIQVAKHVFGASKIAATSSTSKLEFLKSLGADLAIDYTKENFEDMPEKYDVVYDAVGQSDRAVKVVKEGGSVVVLTGAVTPPGFRFLVTSNGEYLKDLTPYLESGKVYPIVDPKGPFPFDKVNEAFSYLETNRATGKVVIYPIQ from the exons ATGGTCTGTATCCTTTCTTCTACAACTTTCCAATGGAGATCACTCCTCCACTCTTCACTAACCAAACATCCACCTCCTTTTTTATCCTCCCCATTAAGCATAAAAGGCTGTGCAAAACCAACCCATTTCGTCCAAAAACCCATGGATGCTCCTCGAAACCTCAGAGTACTTGCAGCTTCTCCATCTGCGGAAACCTCAACCGCTGCTGCTTCTTCTTCCTCAGTTCCCTCTGAAATGAAGGCCTGGACATACAGTGAGTATGGGGGTGTTGATGTGTTGAAATTTGAGTCGAATGTTACCGTACCTGAGGTCAAGGGAGATCAGGTTCTGATTAAAGTTGCTGCTGCTTCGCTTAACCCTGTCGATTTCAAGAGGAGATTAGGGAAATTTCAGGCCACCGATTCACCTCTTCCT ACGGTTCCAGGCTATGATGTAGCCGGCCTAGTGGTTAAAGTTGGAAGTCAGGTGAATGGTCTGAAGGAAGGGGATCAAGTGTATGGAAACATCAATGAGAAGCCACTGAATGGACCAAAACAGTTCGGATCTTTAGCGGAATACACTGCCGTCGAGGAGAAATTGTTGGCCCTGAAGCCTAAGAATCTTGATTTCGCGGAGGCGGCCAGTCTCCCTCTTGCAATTGAGACGGCATACGAAGGCCTTCTGAAGGCTGGTTTTTCTGAGGGTAAATCCATTCTTGTTCTTGGTGGAGCTGGTGGCGTTGGATCGCTTGCGATTCAg GTTGCAAAACATGTGTTTGGCGCATCAAAGATAGCTGCCACTTCCAGCACATCAAAACTTGAATTTCTGAAAAGCTTGGGTGCTGACTTAGCTATTGACTACACTAAAGAGAACTTTGAAGACATGCCGGAGAAATATGATGTAGTTTACGATGCAGTTG GACAAAGCGACAGGGCAGTGAAAGTAGTGAAGGAAGGCGGGAGTGTAGTTGTCCTAACCGGTGCTGTAACCCCGCCAGGTTTCAGATTCTTGGTCACTTCAAATGGAGAATATTTAAAGGATCTGACTCCATATCTGGAGAGTGGCAAGGTGTATCCGATAGTCGATCCTAAGGGACCCTTCCCTTTCGACAAGGTTAACGAAGCATTCTCATACCTGGAAACGAACCGGGCTACTGGTAAGGTGGTCATATACCCAATTCAGTGA